A section of the Rummeliibacillus pycnus genome encodes:
- a CDS encoding ABC transporter ATP-binding protein, producing the protein MNPKIQCVDVSKSFRLYSKQSDKLKDIISLKKDRDQFNALRNISFEINAGEAIGIIGLNGSGKSTLSNLLAQVIPPSSGTIEINGETSLIAISVGLNASLTGLENIKMKCLMHGLSNAQINDLTADIIEFADIGNFINQPVKNYSSGMKSRLGFAISIHTNPDILIVDEALSVGDQTFYQKCLNKINEFKSQGKTIIFVSHSLSQIEAFCDRVMWIHFGQIKMYDSTKKVIGEYKKFIKWFNSLSEEEKKLNRGKLLDEQYKEEKNNTISQYQEKNKLNFSFLLQTILLLFVVIISVAYMFA; encoded by the coding sequence ATGAATCCGAAAATACAATGTGTAGATGTTTCAAAAAGTTTCAGATTATATAGTAAACAATCTGATAAATTAAAAGATATTATTTCTTTAAAAAAAGATCGAGATCAGTTTAACGCATTAAGAAATATTAGTTTTGAGATTAATGCTGGTGAGGCTATAGGGATTATTGGATTAAATGGATCGGGTAAATCGACTTTATCAAATTTACTAGCGCAAGTAATTCCTCCTAGTTCAGGTACAATTGAAATTAATGGTGAAACATCTTTAATAGCAATTTCAGTTGGTTTAAATGCATCATTAACTGGTTTAGAAAATATTAAAATGAAATGCTTGATGCATGGTTTAAGCAATGCTCAAATAAACGATTTAACTGCAGACATTATCGAGTTTGCAGACATCGGTAATTTTATTAATCAACCCGTCAAAAATTATTCAAGTGGTATGAAATCACGATTAGGGTTTGCTATTTCAATTCACACAAATCCAGATATTTTAATAGTCGATGAAGCATTATCTGTGGGGGATCAAACTTTTTATCAAAAATGCCTAAATAAGATTAATGAATTTAAAAGTCAAGGAAAAACTATCATCTTTGTCAGTCACTCCTTATCCCAAATTGAAGCGTTTTGTGACCGAGTGATGTGGATTCATTTTGGGCAAATTAAGATGTATGATTCAACCAAAAAAGTTATTGGAGAATATAAAAAATTTATTAAATGGTTTAATAGTTTAAGTGAAGAAGAAAAGAAATTAAATCGTGGTAAATTGTTAGATGAACAGTACAAAGAAGAAAAAAACAATACAATTAGTCAATATCAAGAAAAAAATAAATTGAATTTTTCGTTCCTTCTACAAACGATTCTTTTACTATTTGTAGTAATCATAAGTGTTGCTTATATGTTTGCCTAA